The Elusimicrobiota bacterium sequence CGATCATATCATCGAAGTTTCCGAAGGCATTCGCGTCAAGGCCAAAAAAGCCATCGACGCGATGTTCGCGCTGGCTTAAGACGCTTTTCCCGCCGGCGTCACCACGTAAACATAATCGAGCCGCTCCCGCCCGTTGTTTTTGACATTGTGCCAGGTGCCGGGGGGAATATAGCAGATGATTTGCCGGCTGACGGCCAGAGGTTTTTGCCCATCGATTTCAACCACGCCGGCGCCGGAGCGGACAATAATCATTTCTTCGCGCTCGCCGGTCGAATGCCGTCCTGATTCCTCGCC is a genomic window containing:
- a CDS encoding cupin domain-containing protein; the protein is MKPKLIELTERQERLLSGPPETAGMKSGHVVLAVGEESGRHSTGEREEMIIVRSGAGVVEIDGQKPLAVSRQIICYIPPGTWHNVKNNGRERLDYVYVVTPAGKAS